aaaaaaaagttaaagttaggttaggttagtataatattaaaaaaattatcttagATGTCTAAATCAAGGCACATTCAAATTCGAGATAAAACAcgataattaacaataattaccGAATACATAACATTTAACatttcaaagaggatgtaaatactccataataagaggcggtactgcctgagtaaaaattaaaatctagtTTAGtaagaaacgtgcagtgatttgacaaaCTTTGAAATATTCGTAATTACAGTACGGCgaatggcgacgaagtataatccggctaagtttgaaagcgaacagttgcataaaacgcagtggatttcggctgtctccgttttttacaagattatagccgtcatctgtcaatctatcaatggctgcacgtttcatacactcgagtgaatcgcttttttcatttcattacattaaaattacaaaaataatcttataGGTGTAAATCAAGGCACATTCAAATTCGAGATAACACGATTATTAACAATGATtactaaatacataaaatttcaaaaaaaatattgccaaTTATTTCCTTAAATCACAACATATACCAAGCTGCCAAATTTTATCAGGTAGCAACATTTTCAAGACTTCTCTATACATTTCACTAATTCCTACCATTTGGTAGgattaatataattctaaaatatttttataagttaagTAATCTCAGTAATGTACATAATTTATAGGTACATTGATCGAAAAGAGAGcttcaaaaatacaataatggtGGGAATTTTTGTATTTACGCAGCATAGACCGATTCTACATTATCAAATTACTTTagtactgacataacagaggcTGCCTTATTTacgagataataatattttatttaaaaggatttCCTTAAAAACTTACATACTTTATAAATACCAATCCAACATCATCTGAGCACCAAGGAATCGCCAATAAACTCAAATATTTGTAGATGgaaatctttataaaataaaagttatctatgtcaaaaaaaaagatttttctcCGTGATAATTTTGGAACCAACTGTAGTATACTATTAGTACGAAAATAACAGTACAATACTTACTACTTACATGATTtggaagcaaaaatcattattttcaaTGTGCAGGCACTAGCCAAAGACTATTATATTTGGTAGTTTTTGGTAGATTTATTTACTGTACCTACCACCTTTTGAGCCCCCAACATTGGCcgctttagatcatttatacgtacaGATACAGATCAATTGCtacattctactgtcagtaattagctgtcaataatctgaagctgtcccaatacactcgataagtcattcttatcgccttatattgggacgcgtgaattgcaatttccatataaacttctatcgctggtgagATATACGTCGtaccattgacagacagcgtgtacggagaagcagaaaattcaacgacatttacgatttttatcacaaGTAAGAGATGAATATTGGTAATGGCCGttagacagctgtgaaaacatcgaacaaaattgagtttagaattaacctcaattttgagcaatgcaccgtgcacgcacactaacttaaaagtttcatacaaatcgcgattgtACGACGGAGCgcgtcacgcacactaaagtattaaagctgggctgtttttatcggttgtctaacggCAAGAGactccatctagacgtataaattatctatgattGGCCGTATCGTCAGCCTCTTCTGTTTTATTCGTGCCCTATACGATAACATCAACAGAGGCCACCTCATTCGCCAAGCCACATATGTTAGTGCCAATCGCAAGATTGATGTAACCGTCTATACCGAATCCTTTGCCCCACGAGTTCTTTGCGATGTAGTACGGGACCTCCCCAGTCAAGTCATAACCTACCAGCTCTACTGCATGGTTCAGGTCAATTGGTGCACCGCTagaagaaaaaacaaataagtttttttaatattcttttataaCCTTTCatatgccctgtgcttccccggggcattaAAAAGAATGGGTAAGTCCTAGGCCCAAAGGTGTCGGAAGAGGCGACTAAAGGcatttagcagtgggaggcaaCAAGGCAAgaacctttgcacaggatgccggctagattatgggtaccacaacggcgtctatttctgccgtgaagtgccgtagctagtgaaattatgagacaaatgagacttaacatcttaagtcccaaggtgacgagcgcaattgtagtgccgcttagaatttttgggtttttcaagaaccctgagcggcattgcattgtaatggccagggcgtatcaaaaaCCATCAAATGAACGCCCTCGCATCCTCGCATCGTCTCAtccgttattgtcataaaaaaacagcctCAGACGGTTAGAAACTTGAAACCTTTTTTAGACTCTTGCAATTTCTGCTTGCAATAAATAATtgcttcaatattaaaaatgtacttttaatttttaacttaaatttaatacttacGTTGTATTAACCTGGAATGCCGCGCAATGAGATTTGCTTACTAAGATTATACGCGgcagaaagtttcttgaaaatggCCCTGGTCACCTTTTCTGATAATAAAATTACCAGGTATGAACAGCTCTTTgaaccccgtgataaatgcggtagaagacacacaatgaaaggCGTTTGTACGCGAACCCAAGCGATGGAGTCATCAGGATTGGTTGAAATTTTGTGTTAGttaaacatattgtttaatattcgtgcaacgcagagctgctcgaattgtcggggacccagtgctctgtgaacggctagatcacttggcgtgttgtagagacgtcgcttccaAAGAGATCCCCATCatcaggatgtgtggcggtcctccacactgCGGTTTACAAGGAAATTTATcctcatactacaaagctgtggaatgtgcttccttgcgcggtgtttccggggcgatacgacatgggttaccttcaaaaaaaaaagcgtacaccttccttaaaggccgccaacgctcctgtgattcctctgctatTGCAAGAGAATAATAAAGTTACCTGCAGTGGTACTGGATGATGCCTCCGAGATAGTTCTGCCACGTGAGCGCGTTGACAGCAACTGCCACGGGTCCGTGTGTCGCTATAGTTTCCAGAATCTTCGCCTCTGCTCCGACCAAACTGCGAGCAAACAAAGCATATATATACCGCTTACCCATAACTTTTACCAGTTTAATAATAGGACTAagataatttgtacgtctagataagAGTCCCTTGCTTtttgacaaccgataaaaacaagccaggtttaatagtttagtgtgcgtgacaagctgcgtctaacactcgcgatttgtatgacactttgtgttagtgtgcatgcattgctcaaaatagatgttaattctaaactaaattttgagccctaataaaattatatctaatGATGAGTGTtcaatgattttgattttaagctTTTCGTATTCtctatagaaaatataaaaattgtgtgtaaaaattatttcgaTACTTCAATTAGTTTCCGAGATATGGAATTGTATGCCTATGCGCATGGAATTCAACCGGTCGTTGCTCACCACGTGTGACGTCATAAGTCAACACTCGCGCAGTAGTTTGCGAGCTCCGGTACTCCGGTAATCTCCTAGTGACATAGGAGATTACGCGAATattgtttgaaatttaatttaaatataagaaattcatGTGTTGTGCCGAAATGAAAAAGCACAACCACTAATTGAGGAAATAAATGAGTGAGTGTTGACCTGAGACGGCACACAGTGGCTGCGAGCCTGCGcggcaaataaatattaatcgcAACTTAAGATGGGTGTAAAATCTAAACTAATTGGTTTTTTGAAATGATACAAAGACCAgtgcatttatatatatatatatatatatacaggatgtcccaaagttatgggacatgaagggaaagtaccttaaatatcgtagatagggtattttacgaaaagaagactttatgttaatttaaaagttagtaattttgcattcaaagattttctaaaaattacttgcctcgtcagggaatcgaaccgacttaaatgtaaaaaacacccctacttttatgatatgtagatatgagaaagtagtcaattaagtgggtattttttgtaaattaattaattaaatgctcaaaacgtgatccctcctgtcttacgcaaatcgccaatcttttaatgagtccgctgccttttgattttcttatcattttatggtgaatactcgatatgatatggcacaattctgtttgtatcTTGCCCACActctcgtatcgcttttaaactaaaaaaactatgctataaagtattttaattatgaagtgggtacttatgtacgaataatcaatgctatctatggaatgataatatctctacttttcgaacgtcgaagattttacgttgctcctttcttttaaaatactatgttacttaagaagagttattagtgtttagccattctttcgattggcatcataaaagtaggggtattttttttacatttaagtcgtttcgagtcccagacgaggcaagtaatttttagaaaatctttgaatgcggaattacttacttttaaaaataacataaagtcttctttcagtaaaataccctatcttcgatatttatggtactttcccttcacgtcccataactttgggaaaCCCTGTATACAGACTTAATTGTGACAGAGTTTCAAGCAATTTCGAATATCCAAATTACTCACTCGTCGCAGGTAAACTTGGCCACCCGGACGCCGGTCGCGTTCTTTTTCGCCGCGCACACTCCGTTGGCCAACTTGAGCGGGTACTCCGACTCTGTCTGCACCGCCGTGTTGGTCATCAGCAGCCAGTCAAGAAGCAGACAGATGTCGCCGCCAGAGCATCCCACGTTACCCAAACCTGCGCAGTCTATCACTTCCTGGAACACAATGTGCCCTTAAATATCTCTCTCTAATTAAGTTAAGTTGTGCTCAACCGTAGACCTGAAGATGAAAGTCACTAAACTTGTATGGTCCCTTTCACATAAGAAGAATAGAAGAGAGAGAGATAAGGGAGCATAAAGGGAAAAACCAACTTCAATTCTTTTACTGTGGAGGAAAGACCGCTAGAATGGAAGACAGAAGTGGGCATTATCTTACACAGCAAACCGCATACAGTGTAGGATGTATATAGTAAAGAAACTCGGGCACTTATCGTCCACAAATGCTTAGCGGCGAGAAGCGGAAGATTATTTTCGAATTGTGACTGGTATTATGACCGTATTTATGATTTGGGCGAGTGAAACGTCAATCAGATGTTGCAGTGAAATTGAACCTAAATAAATTGCAAAGAATAGCCTGAGTTTGCATCATCGGTGCCACGGAATCCTGCGCTACTAAGTTGTAATTAAATTTCTCACTTCTCCCGATGGCAGAAATGAAAACAGTAATGTCGAATACCAGAGGACTGAATCCCtctaaaatttagttttaatcgAAAATTTAAGCTTACCCTTATTACTTGTACCAGGAAAGATTTCAGTGAAACCACAAACTTTAAGAAACACACCGACAAATGGTTTACGGATGATAGGCAAACACTAGAAGCGCTATATGAGAAGGTCACCATATTTAAAGGTAGCTAAGACCAGGAACATAGTAATAATGTGTGAGACAGTCATGCTGCAGTGAAGACATTAACCATCGTCACCGTGAGACGGTGTTTCAAAGCCCTCACACTCCTGATAGAACCTATCCTACCTTGAGGACGTGATTTAGATACAATGATAGATAGATACTACCAAGCAAGGGTTAGGCTTCCCTAAACGATGGCCCAAAATTTTCACACCTCGAAGCATTTAGTATTTGAGCGTGTGTCTGAGCTCATGCAGGAGGCACTAGATCTGCGGAAAACAATTCGATTGTACCATCTGGTCATCATGATGGTGGTATCTCCACTAGAACTTAATAATTAGGTTTCATCGCCAGATCAATTCAATGGTAGCATTtccacatgaacattttaattgGGCATAAGATGAAGCTCTAAagcaacaaaattaaaaaatatcacaaaaagaCTACAAAaaacctcctttttgaagtcggctgtAAGGAATTTATATCTTGATTTACGTACTTATGCGGTTGCGGCTAATAGTACAAAAATAACGTATTCTCTGGAAACATGACACGTTGCAGCTTGTAGGAGTAGATATTATGTACCTTATTTAAGTCTACAGTGACTAACTATACTAGAAGCAGGTTAACATAACATTTATATAGCGAATATAAATGGATGGATTGATTTCGCAAAATAAActcaattcaataaattttaaaaataggtaTTTCAACGGACAGCGATCTTAAAGCTATCTATCTAAGTGACCTACCTGGACACTCAGAGATTTCAGGGTCCCACTCTTGATTCCGGCCATGGTTTCCATGGCCCCTATTGTACTGAACGCCCAGCATGCGCCACACAAGCCCTGATCCTTCACTGGACCAACCAGACCCTTTTCCCTCCTGGAATGATAcagcatatttattaaaaagctaAACACCCTGTGAGTATATTACCAGGCTTTAGCTGGTGAAATAACAGAAAGTAGGGTAAATAATTAGTGCATCAGGGATCTTCCGGTTGACCTTGCTCCCTTATGAGCATATAGGTAATGGACCCATCTACCCATGTCATGTCGACCTGAAAatactgcacaaggaagttaattccacagtttggtttcACGGGGAAGAAAGGTGCTTCAAAACTGCACTAAATAATTACTGCATTAGGGACCTTCCGGCTGACTTCATCTAACCTGGCGTATCGACCTgaaaataccgcacaaggaagttgattccacagcttggtttcACGGGGAAGAAAGGTGCTTCAAAGCCGCACTAAATAATGAGTGCATCAGGGACTTCGTCTAACCATGGCGTATCGACCTGagaataccgcacaaggaaggtcatcCCACAGTCTGGTTTCACGTGGAAGAAAGGTgctttaaaaccgcactgttgagaaacgccacacatcgaggtggtgatgatgatattttaaattgtcgAGTGTGTTGGAATGATGGAATAGAGTACAGAAcggataaatgcggtagaaaacataCAAAGAAATGGTTGAGTCTCCAAGAAACGCCAATTTCCACTAGAACATTTTAATTTGGCTAACGATAGAGCTAAggcaacaaaattaaaaaattcacaAGAACTCCACAAAATACCTtctttttgaaatcggttgtaAGGTATATATTTCTTGATTAACGTACTCATGCGGTTACGGCTAACTAACGATTTGGGACTCGCACCCGCGACCACTCACTTTTCGTGCAAGccctctttccactgagccaaccgttcaagtgacgtatcgttgataaattttgttttcaattttaatttgtgtgatTAATGCCAGAaatgagggctatcactttaaaatcttagaaattgtttcaaaattcttaaatgtttatgttatgttacttcataataatcattttacattaaatatattggTTCAGAAATGAGTTCAGATGAAAGCAATTATATTAGCTTTAAATAGCGTTAAAAATAAGCGTTTTCCGACCGGTTTAAGTATGTTCTTGTAAGTGGCAAAGACTGGTGTCTTTTCAAAataacacataattattttctatgtCACAAACCGCACACAGAAAAGGTAAAGTCCCCGTTGAAACtctttttttgtatgaatataacggacgagacgagcaggacgtacagctgatggtaattgatacgccatgcccattataatacagtgcggctcaggattcttgaaaaacccaaaaattctgagcggcactacaatttctttcgtcaccttgatacataagatgttaagtctcattttcccagtaatttcactagctacgacgcccttagAGTAGTATCAGACGCTATTCCCGTAATTTAAAATCGGTGACGTTAAGATCCGATCCTATCCACTTTTAATTCATATTCTCCTATCATTTCCGTAGAACATAAACTGAATCGGAATTGCGCGATATTTGCACGACAAGGTCGCTCGATTTTACCAATATTTTctgccaaatataaaatattttcactaatATTAAAAGGGTTTTCTATGCTCTTATTATATTACAAGtttacccgacagacgttgttctgtacaaaTCTACTAGATAAcatactattttttatgtatttgtcaataatctaatatatatatatatatatatatatatatatatatatatatatatgtcgcggtgtttgtggttgaactccttcgaaacggcttgaccgattctcatgaaattttgagtgcatattgggtaggtctgagaatcggacaacatctatttttcatccccctaaatgttaagggtggtccacgccaaattttatttttttattttttttacattttttttttaatttacttattattctttattacattatgagtcagcattaaaaaatacatacaacttcaaattttcacccatctacgatcaacagttacttttgtatcgcgattttaatatcggcaatacaacgtttgctgggtcagcataGTATTATTACAGCgtagtatttcataaaatcaagaaatatttcgtaaaatatgcaaagTTGTCAAacttgcgtcaataaattctctcatagaaaatatgtaacatacaaaacaaatattggaaataataataattatgggtcccatatcgaaataaaaactatcccatcTGACAAGTTGGACTAAACAGCACACCATGAAATAATCCCCAtaaaaatccattcattagtttaggagttccatggaaacaaacatcaggacactggatttctATATATTAAGATGATGTGTTAAGTTCAACCAAACGTCAAAATTTTGCAGAACACTCATCTCCCAACAATTGATGTTCGATCTAGTTAAGAGACTACGCATCATACGATTTCCCTAAATCGGAACGTAACTTCATCACAATCGTAACTGATTAcgcaattttaccagtgggaggctcctttacacatgaagccggctagataatgggtaccacaacggcgcctatttcggccgtgaagcagtaatgtgtagccgcagctagtgaaattactgggcaaatgagacttaacaccttatatctcaaggtgacaagcgcaattgtagtgccactcagaattcttgggtttttcaagaatcctgagcgacactgcattgtaatgggcgtatcaattaccatcagctgaacgtcctgctcgtctcgtcccttattttcattaaaaataacataaaaagcaACAAACAAACAGAAATAACCTATTTATTTACATGCGGCCACTGAGTATACAAGTACAAACGAAAATTTATACTCATTCACCCATAATTCAGATCGATACACTAAAGAAACTTTAActagtgggaagctcctttgcacaggaagccggctagataatggtaccacaacggcgactatttctgccgtgaagcagtaatgtgtaaacattactgagtttcAGTCTgtacggcgccgtagctagcgaaattactgggcaaatgagacttaatatcttgtctcaaagtgacgaacgcaattgtagtgccactcagaattcttggttttttcaagaatcctaagcgacgctgcattgtaatgggcgtatcaatcaccatcagctaaacgtcctgcctcgtctcgtcccttattttcattaaaaatcgaaatggctgtggaatgagcttccttgtgcggtgtttccgggacgatacgacatgggtaccttcaaaaaaagcgcgtacagcttccttaaaggccggcaacgctcttgagAAGGAAtcatcctctggtgttgcaagagaatgtgggcggcggtgatcacaacaccaggtgacccgtgaaAAATTGTGTTACTATAATACGAAATTCAATTCATTCACGAAGTAAGGTCAGTTCGATTCTCGTATTGTTACGAGACTCTTCTCGCTTATAGTTTATAGAGTTCAAAATCTACATACTGTAAAGGGACGGTGCtcattatgttttattatgagaaaaCCGCGTGCAGAGTGGGGAAACCGGTCTGCGACCATTGGaataattttaatgtcaacATGATAATATACGACCGATTCTAAATTATGATGCCGCATACGGCTTGATAGAAAAGTTATATAtctacattaatataatattgtgctCGCGACATTGCCTTTATGGAAATCCGTATTGGATCCAGAAAGAAATGTGAAATATATGGTATATGGTGACGTATCGTTCAAATATGTATGctttgttgaactctcaggttgtggcttcatgtacaggatctactttacagttgataacgtaATAATATTTCGACtctcctccctgcgtcgtaatcctcactactgagggtcgtgaccacccttctgtatcactttctctcgtatgatcgctctccatctattcctatCCAATATTTCGACGCTTTGTGCCGTGCAGCGCCGCGGTAATGCCTTTAGCCACAATTTGCGTCATGGATATAGTGTAAGGAATAGGCCCACTTATTCAGACCATAGAATTACAATATTCTAGCGtttagacgacctgacagcgcGTTAATGCGGGACTTTTGACTTGTCAATATGTGCTTTagcttaatattcaaaatactgagTTACTAATGtcaagtgtggctgactgttgaCGACTTGGCaatcaaaatttacatttacagtACAATATactcgctttccttttctatcttgctataTCTCCGTAAGAGATGTACTTCCCTATTGCACGCTTTCTCTATACGATAGTATACGTAGGTACACAACCATTGTGCCTGTTTTAAAAGACACTATTCGCATTTGGGGCGAATACTGAACGACAACGACTAAAGATCTTGTTATTGAATAGTAGCAACGAATAAGTTCCGAGAATATAGGAGAAATTTTCCAAGTAGAGAAGTGGCGAAAATGGCTTGATTGATAAATCCTGATTTAGCCACAAAACCACACTGAATAACCACAAACAAAGGTACTTTctaaatatagataatattatcaagAGTGGAAAGTGTCGTTTACCTCCTGATTATATTAATTGCGTAACGGGGCcaagtaataatattacataataaactttattaaggcgaagagtaagcagaaaacatgcaaacaaggtgtttttagacaagttttttggtgaaattatagcatttcgagctatgaacactacttaatcctgttacacatacacttaagtcttatttctaatgcttgctgttgcttatagttttcactccagagcctttttgaactaccacttttccttgcagttaaacaagttttttggcatggcattacgcatttttttaagtacaactctcagaaaagttattcttatagctttacttttttgtgtaggtatatttattcagattagtaatgaataacgaggattgtaaccatataaactgttttccacgcaagaattttgaaaatattggttttgttacatagatggcgggccggaagccgtgtactcatatcgctcaaggtcgctggcatttagtgtcgccttaacaacATAATAATACTGCTAAATGggtcataatttataataaaattcctttttttattataaattatgaccTTAACCTTTAACAAAATgagtaacttcaaaaaaatataaaacaataatgaataaaaataaaatatagatataacaaacctagtgaaattataagagAAAAATAACATTGAGGAGCAGCACTTCAGGCCCGGTATCGAACAAAGTGGAGAGGAGCGGAaacgagaggagataagccgcgaTGCTGTCAGGTTacttccaccaaagcggagtggagatgtgagctgtgcgAGCTCGAAATCTGTCAAGTGATGTCTACGAAAGTAAGATGACATCACGCCCGCCTACACGCATCACCTCTACTCCCCGcctgatccatttccaccgaagctaagcggaa
The sequence above is drawn from the Leptidea sinapis chromosome 47, ilLepSina1.1, whole genome shotgun sequence genome and encodes:
- the LOC126978161 gene encoding cathepsin O-like; protein product: MTKWWNWILGIAIVCLMLLVIPLTYTGSKSKEELRPLFDEYVEKFNKSYKNNDTEYEMRFEHFVASVREIDALNAASRGPEECRAKYGLTHISDLSKEEFAEIHLSDEQPHRRWHENTEHHRSSEDDGPHNNIYIIIRRKRATMPLKVDWREKGLVGPVKDQGLCGACWAFSTIGAMETMAGIKSGTLKSLSVQEVIDCAGLGNVGCSGGDICLLLDWLLMTNTAVQTESEYPLKLANGVCAAKKNATGVRVAKFTCDDLVGAEAKILETIATHGPVAVAVNALTWQNYLGGIIQYHCSGAPIDLNHAVELVGYDLTGEVPYYIAKNSWGKGFGIDGYINLAIGTNICGLANEVASVDVIV